Proteins from a genomic interval of Beijerinckia indica subsp. indica ATCC 9039:
- a CDS encoding tetratricopeptide repeat protein has product MSSARARQPGPDSLSRRTGPFPAPRLWLWSVGTVSALIVLSSCWSLALADPYPFPHPSPLGPDWRMQEDGANPPSYPLNPLQGWPFDQKGAGNSSREGNRARPGRDPAWGDGQLQGRANPRLKPKPKPDPEEALKKALVPPPDPVVQRQKLLAKLFDHLQAASDEEEARGLAQAIEETWLRSTSVTATLLMNRALAAIQAQHYPLAEDILDKTILLRPDWAEARNQRAKVRFLAGNFQGAMTDVDETLKLEPRHFDALTTMGIILEQTGFDSQALTVLRKALALYPHQPAVEAIVKKLTLSVEGRDI; this is encoded by the coding sequence ATGTCTTCCGCACGCGCCCGCCAGCCCGGCCCCGATTCCTTGTCCAGAAGGACTGGTCCTTTTCCCGCTCCACGCCTTTGGTTGTGGTCGGTCGGGACGGTGTCGGCACTTATCGTCTTGTCGTCTTGCTGGTCCTTGGCGCTGGCGGACCCTTATCCTTTCCCGCATCCGTCGCCACTCGGCCCCGACTGGCGCATGCAGGAAGACGGTGCAAACCCGCCATCCTATCCTCTGAATCCGCTTCAGGGCTGGCCTTTTGACCAAAAGGGGGCGGGCAATTCTTCTCGTGAGGGAAACAGGGCGCGCCCGGGACGGGATCCGGCCTGGGGTGACGGCCAGTTGCAAGGCCGGGCCAATCCCAGATTGAAACCGAAACCCAAGCCCGATCCAGAAGAAGCCTTGAAAAAGGCTCTGGTACCACCGCCCGATCCTGTCGTGCAGCGGCAAAAGCTCCTTGCGAAGCTTTTCGATCATTTGCAAGCCGCCTCGGATGAGGAGGAAGCCAGGGGATTGGCACAGGCGATCGAGGAAACCTGGCTGCGGTCCACCTCTGTCACGGCCACGCTCTTGATGAATCGCGCTTTGGCCGCGATCCAGGCGCAGCACTATCCGCTCGCTGAAGATATCCTCGACAAAACCATTCTTTTGCGCCCCGATTGGGCGGAAGCGCGCAACCAGCGCGCCAAGGTCCGCTTCCTGGCTGGCAATTTCCAGGGCGCCATGACCGATGTCGATGAAACGCTCAAACTGGAACCCCGGCATTTCGATGCCCTGACGACTATGGGCATCATTCTGGAGCAGACCGGATTTGACAGCCAGGCGCTGACTGTCCTGCGTAAGGCCCTGGCGCTTTATCCCCACCAGCCAGCCGTCGAAGCCATCGTCAAGAAACTAACCCTCTCGGTCGAGGGCCGCGATATTTGA
- a CDS encoding NAD-dependent epimerase/dehydratase family protein, whose translation MRIFVTGASGYIGGSVAAALAQKGHVVRGLVRNPAKAEAVSAKGITPVIFTLDDADLLRTEASAADAVINCADSDHQGAVEALLAGLSGSGKVFIHTSGTSLVGDEAMGEPSDKIFIEETPVKPEPDKVHRVALNKLILEAAPGVRTIVLCNSLIYGHTLGVPAQSVQIPPLVAQAKESGIPRYIGRGLNIWSNVHIADLVDLYALALEKAPAGRFYYVENGEATFGDLVRVIGKTLGLGVAQSWSAEEAIAKWGRELAVFALGSNSRVRAGKARAELGWAPRHDSVLDWVATSLNGG comes from the coding sequence ATGAGGATCTTCGTCACGGGCGCAAGTGGCTATATTGGCGGTTCAGTCGCGGCCGCGCTCGCGCAAAAAGGGCATGTGGTACGGGGCCTTGTGCGCAATCCCGCCAAAGCCGAGGCCGTTAGCGCCAAAGGCATTACACCGGTCATCTTTACGCTCGACGATGCCGATCTGTTGCGCACCGAGGCCAGTGCCGCTGATGCCGTCATCAATTGCGCCGATAGCGATCATCAAGGCGCGGTCGAGGCGCTGCTCGCGGGTCTTTCGGGCTCCGGCAAGGTTTTTATCCATACGAGCGGGACGAGCCTCGTCGGCGACGAGGCCATGGGTGAGCCCTCCGATAAAATTTTTATCGAGGAAACGCCGGTCAAACCCGAGCCCGACAAGGTGCATCGCGTCGCCTTGAATAAATTGATTCTCGAGGCGGCACCCGGCGTGCGGACGATCGTGCTCTGCAACAGCCTCATCTATGGTCATACATTGGGCGTGCCTGCGCAGAGCGTGCAGATTCCACCTTTGGTCGCGCAGGCAAAGGAGAGCGGCATTCCGCGTTATATCGGTCGTGGTCTCAATATCTGGTCAAATGTCCATATTGCCGATTTGGTCGATCTTTATGCGTTGGCGCTCGAAAAGGCGCCGGCTGGCCGTTTCTATTATGTCGAAAATGGTGAAGCCACCTTCGGCGATCTTGTGCGCGTGATTGGCAAGACATTGGGGCTTGGTGTGGCGCAAAGCTGGTCGGCGGAAGAAGCGATCGCGAAATGGGGACGCGAACTCGCTGTCTTTGCGCTCGGATCGAACAGCCGGGTGCGTGCCGGCAAGGCGCGCGCGGAATTGGGCTGGGCGCCGAGGCATGATTCAGTCCTCGACTGGGTGGCGACCAGTCTGAATGGTGGCTGA
- a CDS encoding J domain-containing protein, producing the protein MSPSKPSSAPDFTSLLDKLDRNDGTIGQETQMHEGESVGASVDPSLTPWKNWVNQLFGSFTRSVPFDAAWASAYQEAAAAQDARDAQDPLTTKGEDSRAHTEKQAKTRAQDRSYAHIQIQIQDEQEWVVRELGLRPDLPAADLHRIRRDFAKRHHPDRYPPMERALATRRMALANLLIDRHLKQRHD; encoded by the coding sequence ATGAGCCCGTCCAAGCCTTCCAGCGCCCCCGATTTCACAAGCCTGCTCGACAAGCTCGACCGGAATGACGGGACGATTGGACAGGAAACACAGATGCACGAAGGCGAAAGCGTTGGCGCATCCGTCGACCCTTCGCTTACCCCTTGGAAAAATTGGGTGAACCAGCTTTTCGGTTCGTTCACCCGTTCCGTGCCCTTCGATGCCGCCTGGGCCTCCGCCTATCAGGAAGCCGCAGCCGCCCAGGATGCACGAGACGCCCAAGATCCTCTCACCACCAAGGGAGAGGACTCCCGCGCGCATACCGAAAAACAGGCTAAGACACGGGCTCAGGATCGTTCCTACGCCCATATCCAAATCCAGATTCAAGACGAACAGGAATGGGTTGTCCGGGAACTCGGTCTTCGACCGGATCTGCCGGCGGCGGATCTGCATCGCATCCGCCGCGATTTTGCAAAACGGCACCACCCGGACCGTTATCCGCCGATGGAACGCGCCCTCGCCACGCGGCGCATGGCGCTGGCTAATCTTTTGATCGACCGGCATTTAAAACAAAGGCACGATTGA
- a CDS encoding alkene reductase, with product MGRLFEPFRLGKYLLRNRVVMAPMTRARNPDGVPNDLNALYYRQRASAGLIVTEGVPISPSAEGFLFIPGLFRPDQIIGWRKVTDAVHAEGGTIFAQLWHVGRVSHVSNQPGGIAPVSSTEHPALHSEAWGLRDDGTPGAVPVSTPRALSTAEVAGVIEDFAKAAANAIAAGFDGVELHGANGYLIEQFLNPNVNDRTDAYRGDTLEGRTRFVIEAIDAVIARIGAERTAIRLSPYGGLFDMQPYPQIEETYLFLADAFSRRGLAYVHLMDQKSRGSTAIPQNFLAEFRTCYKGALILAGGLTRDRAETLIAEGMIDLAAFGEPFIANPDLVARLEKGLPLALADRSLHYGGGAHGYTDYSVYHGEGVRL from the coding sequence ATGGGCCGCTTGTTCGAACCCTTCCGTCTCGGCAAATATCTCTTGCGCAATCGCGTCGTCATGGCGCCGATGACCCGCGCCCGCAATCCCGATGGTGTCCCCAATGACCTCAATGCGCTCTATTATCGCCAGCGCGCCAGCGCTGGATTGATCGTGACCGAAGGTGTGCCGATCTCGCCCAGTGCCGAGGGTTTTCTTTTCATTCCCGGCCTTTTTCGGCCTGACCAGATCATCGGCTGGCGAAAGGTGACCGATGCGGTCCATGCGGAAGGTGGGACGATCTTCGCTCAGCTCTGGCATGTGGGGCGCGTCAGCCATGTATCGAACCAGCCGGGTGGCATTGCGCCGGTCAGTTCGACAGAGCATCCGGCGCTTCATTCCGAGGCCTGGGGTTTGCGTGACGATGGCACGCCGGGCGCGGTTCCGGTCTCCACGCCGCGTGCGTTGAGCACGGCGGAAGTCGCGGGCGTGATCGAGGATTTTGCCAAAGCGGCGGCCAATGCGATTGCCGCGGGTTTCGATGGTGTCGAATTGCATGGAGCCAATGGCTATCTGATCGAACAATTCCTCAATCCCAATGTGAATGATCGCACGGATGCCTATCGCGGCGATACTCTGGAAGGGCGCACCCGCTTCGTGATTGAGGCCATTGACGCAGTCATTGCCCGCATTGGTGCGGAGCGCACCGCGATAAGGCTGTCACCCTATGGGGGGCTGTTCGATATGCAGCCCTATCCGCAAATCGAGGAAACCTATCTTTTCCTCGCCGATGCCTTCAGCCGGCGCGGCCTCGCCTATGTGCATCTGATGGATCAGAAATCGCGCGGCAGCACGGCCATTCCTCAAAACTTCCTGGCCGAATTCCGCACCTGTTACAAAGGCGCGCTGATCCTGGCCGGCGGCCTGACACGCGATCGGGCGGAGACGCTGATCGCGGAAGGAATGATTGATCTGGCGGCCTTTGGCGAGCCTTTCATCGCCAATCCGGATCTCGTCGCGCGGCTGGAAAAAGGTCTTCCCCTCGCTCTGGCCGACCGCTCGCTTCATTATGGGGGCGGCGCGCATGGCTATACCGATTATTCCGTTTATCACGGCGAAGGGGTCAGGCTATGA
- a CDS encoding indolepyruvate ferredoxin oxidoreductase family protein: MVKVAVNGETSRGNEPGSRTAWDPYDLTRERLLLGGAQAVVRLLLMQKERDRRAGLKTAGFISGYRGSPLGGLDLQFVQAKKHFDAQDIHFQPGLNEDLAATAVWGAQQAGLSGEGRFDGVFSLWYAKGPGVDRSGDALRHANLAGTASHGGVLALAGDDHTAESSSTAYQSEFAFIDAMIPVLAPANVQEILDYGLLGLAMSRFTGTWVAMKCVKEIVQATSTVNASLDRIQPVLPTDYRLPPGGLGIRAGDIFLAQDERLQTAKQEALRAFLRANRLDRLIFNGGEAPRIGLIASGKTYLDLRQGLVHLGIENEDAAAELGLRLYKVGCSWPLEPQGLRAFANGLDLIIVIEEKRALIEMQARDILYGMADHPFILGKQDRHGNSLFPASGAYEASDIALAIGDFLLDHGRRGPAKELLAHRLETLRQGSRLSARFTDVAQRLPGFCAGCPHNRSTQVPDGMRAYAGIGCHFMALGMDRSTQGFAHMGAEGANWIGEAPFSRRGHIIQNLGDGTYTHSGLLAIRFAVAAGVDITYKILFNDAVAMTGGQRLEGGPTVDRIARQLAAEGVAQIAVVTDEPEKYTPGIAWPAGVTIEPRQELDAVQRRLATLPGVTVLLYDQTCATEKRRRGKRAKAAAPSRRVFINELLCEGCGDCGLVSNCVAIQPKETEFGRKRTIDQSSCNQDFSCLEGFCPALVSVEGVQPKRIADTVADLFPALPQPSLPVIGDRPFGIIVTGIGGTGVVTIGALLGVAAHFEGKICGINDMAGLAQKGGAVFSHVRIAQAEDQIHAIRIGQGEADLVLGCDLVATASRKILTAIVKGKTAVLVNDAEILPGDFARDADYHLPAQACRQALLEAAGDGVTFIEATNLATALFGQSLAANLFLLGHAWQQGLVPLAENSILAAIALNGQAVAMNEAAFLWGRRAAAHPASVAAIIVKAQAKDGGRILPVSTTLDQIVSRRAAFLTAYQDEAYAERYLALVEQAIATERRIMPGCDDFSKAVARNYFKLLAIKDEYEVGRLYSDGSFARQIGQTFEGEPVFTFYLRHPLWRRRVDEKGAEDKGKGTGNQPAKISLGPWMLPVFRLLARLKVVRGTAFDLFGYQRERREERQMLADYESTIADILSRLTPVNHSVAVALAALPEKIRGFGPVRERHRQAAQAEEALLMRQLAASSAATTLAAAE, translated from the coding sequence ATGGTGAAGGTGGCGGTCAATGGGGAGACCAGTCGGGGCAATGAGCCCGGGTCTCGAACCGCTTGGGATCCCTATGATCTGACGCGGGAAAGGCTGCTGCTCGGCGGTGCCCAGGCCGTTGTGCGGCTGCTTTTGATGCAAAAGGAGCGCGACAGGCGCGCCGGGCTCAAAACCGCAGGTTTCATCTCGGGCTATCGCGGCTCCCCGCTCGGCGGCCTCGATCTGCAATTCGTCCAGGCCAAAAAACATTTCGACGCGCAGGATATCCATTTCCAGCCTGGCCTTAACGAGGATCTGGCGGCGACCGCCGTCTGGGGAGCGCAACAGGCGGGTCTCTCCGGCGAGGGCCGTTTTGATGGCGTTTTTTCGCTTTGGTATGCCAAAGGGCCGGGTGTTGATCGTAGTGGCGATGCCCTGCGTCACGCCAATCTTGCGGGCACGGCGAGCCATGGCGGCGTGCTGGCGCTCGCCGGTGATGACCATACGGCGGAATCCTCCTCCACGGCCTATCAGTCGGAATTCGCTTTCATCGATGCGATGATCCCGGTCCTGGCGCCGGCCAATGTGCAGGAAATCCTCGATTACGGGCTTTTAGGCCTGGCGATGAGTCGTTTCACCGGCACTTGGGTTGCCATGAAATGTGTCAAGGAGATCGTCCAGGCGACAAGCACTGTCAATGCTTCCCTTGATCGCATCCAGCCGGTTCTCCCCACCGATTATCGGCTGCCGCCGGGCGGACTTGGAATCCGGGCTGGGGATATATTTCTTGCTCAGGACGAGCGTTTGCAAACGGCCAAGCAGGAGGCCCTGCGCGCTTTTCTGCGGGCCAATCGGCTTGATCGGCTGATTTTCAATGGCGGGGAGGCCCCGCGCATCGGCCTGATCGCCTCGGGCAAGACTTATCTCGATTTGCGTCAGGGCCTCGTCCATCTCGGCATCGAGAATGAAGACGCTGCAGCGGAGCTGGGGCTGAGACTCTATAAAGTCGGTTGTTCCTGGCCGCTCGAGCCGCAGGGACTGCGCGCTTTTGCCAATGGACTGGACCTTATCATCGTCATTGAGGAAAAACGCGCCCTGATCGAGATGCAGGCCCGCGACATTCTTTATGGCATGGCTGATCATCCTTTCATTCTCGGAAAGCAGGATCGCCACGGCAATTCCTTGTTTCCCGCGAGCGGCGCCTATGAGGCCAGCGACATCGCTTTGGCCATCGGCGACTTCCTGCTTGATCATGGCCGGCGCGGCCCGGCCAAGGAGCTTTTGGCCCATCGCCTCGAGACTTTGCGACAGGGAAGCCGGCTATCCGCTCGTTTCACCGATGTGGCGCAACGGCTGCCGGGTTTTTGTGCCGGCTGTCCGCATAATCGTTCGACGCAAGTGCCGGATGGCATGCGCGCCTATGCCGGCATCGGCTGCCATTTCATGGCGCTCGGCATGGATCGCTCGACCCAGGGCTTTGCCCATATGGGCGCGGAGGGTGCGAACTGGATCGGCGAGGCGCCGTTTTCGCGCCGCGGCCACATCATTCAAAATCTTGGCGATGGCACTTATACCCATTCTGGCCTCCTCGCCATCCGGTTCGCCGTCGCGGCGGGCGTCGATATTACCTATAAAATTCTGTTCAACGATGCCGTGGCGATGACGGGCGGTCAGCGGCTCGAAGGGGGCCCGACGGTCGATCGGATCGCCCGTCAGCTCGCCGCCGAAGGCGTTGCGCAGATCGCCGTGGTCACGGATGAGCCAGAGAAATATACCCCCGGCATCGCTTGGCCGGCTGGTGTCACCATCGAGCCGAGACAGGAACTCGACGCGGTGCAACGCCGCCTTGCGACGCTGCCCGGCGTCACTGTCCTGCTTTACGATCAGACCTGCGCCACTGAAAAACGCCGTCGCGGCAAACGGGCCAAGGCGGCGGCGCCGTCGCGCCGTGTCTTCATCAATGAATTGCTCTGTGAGGGCTGCGGTGATTGCGGGCTGGTCTCGAATTGCGTCGCGATCCAGCCGAAGGAAACCGAATTCGGGCGCAAGCGCACCATTGATCAATCGAGCTGCAACCAGGACTTCTCCTGTCTGGAAGGCTTTTGTCCCGCGCTCGTGAGCGTTGAGGGTGTGCAGCCGAAACGGATCGCCGACACTGTCGCGGATCTATTTCCCGCTTTGCCGCAACCCTCCCTTCCGGTGATCGGCGACAGGCCTTTCGGCATTATCGTGACCGGTATCGGCGGCACGGGTGTGGTGACGATTGGCGCCCTGCTCGGCGTCGCCGCCCATTTCGAGGGCAAGATATGCGGCATCAACGATATGGCCGGGCTGGCGCAAAAGGGCGGTGCGGTGTTCAGCCATGTGAGAATCGCGCAGGCTGAAGACCAGATTCATGCGATTCGCATCGGACAGGGCGAAGCCGATCTGGTGCTCGGCTGCGATCTCGTCGCCACGGCATCGCGCAAAATCCTGACCGCGATCGTCAAGGGCAAGACCGCCGTTCTCGTCAACGATGCGGAAATCCTGCCGGGCGATTTCGCGCGCGATGCCGATTACCATCTGCCGGCGCAGGCCTGCCGCCAAGCTCTTTTGGAGGCCGCCGGGGATGGCGTGACCTTTATCGAGGCGACGAATCTGGCGACGGCTTTATTCGGGCAATCGCTCGCCGCCAATCTGTTCCTGCTTGGCCATGCCTGGCAGCAAGGCTTGGTGCCGCTTGCGGAAAACTCGATCCTTGCGGCGATCGCCCTCAACGGCCAAGCGGTGGCGATGAACGAGGCGGCTTTTCTCTGGGGCCGCCGCGCCGCCGCCCATCCAGCCTCTGTCGCCGCTATTATCGTCAAAGCGCAAGCCAAGGACGGCGGGCGCATCCTCCCGGTTTCGACGACGCTGGACCAGATTGTCTCCCGCCGTGCCGCTTTCCTGACCGCCTATCAGGATGAAGCCTATGCCGAGCGTTATCTCGCTCTTGTCGAACAGGCTATCGCCACCGAGCGAAGGATCATGCCCGGCTGCGATGATTTTTCCAAAGCCGTCGCGCGCAATTATTTCAAGCTGCTGGCGATCAAGGACGAATATGAAGTTGGCAGGCTCTATAGCGACGGCTCTTTCGCCCGCCAGATCGGCCAGACTTTCGAGGGTGAGCCGGTTTTCACCTTTTACCTGCGTCATCCCTTGTGGCGGCGCCGGGTGGACGAAAAGGGGGCGGAGGACAAGGGAAAAGGCACCGGAAACCAACCGGCGAAGATCAGCCTTGGCCCTTGGATGCTGCCAGTCTTCCGGCTGCTCGCGCGTTTGAAGGTGGTGCGCGGTACGGCTTTCGATCTTTTTGGCTATCAACGCGAGCGCCGCGAGGAACGCCAAATGCTCGCCGATTATGAGAGCACGATCGCTGACATCCTGTCACGCCTCACGCCGGTCAATCATTCGGTGGCTGTGGCGCTCGCGGCCTTGCCGGAAAAGATTCGCGGCTTTGGCCCCGTGCGGGAACGGCATCGCCAAGCCGCGCAGGCTGAGGAAGCCTTATTGATGCGCCAGCTAGCGGCCAGTTCCGCGGCGACCACGCTCGCCGCGGCTGAGTGA
- a CDS encoding glycosyltransferase: MANPEGNNTILFLDYGDEETLSRLDTSLASPLTPSFDSSQLPKLIHFVFGMQPDLGDKPFGFVHYMAIKSAHDLHPECRLIFWYAYEPCSAYWDAVKDLVEPAHIYAPEMIFGRPIRHYAHKADVVRMAVLCRYGGIYLDLDTICVRPLTPLFRGKPVMGQELAGSHADRPIQGLCNAVMIAPPNSLFFKTWWEAYRSFDDSEWNRHSVLLPYVIAQTMPDDITILPPSAFFEPTWDEAGLKTLFHADQRFPDAYCHHLWESRSWTDISRFNEDSIRSEETTYNHIARRYIDAKEYDRLKNIKAAHVASGKARLNLGSGPVYLAGWTNVDMFADAFPDIVANLERDPWPFADNSICEIRAHHILEHIGDGFEFFMREMYRVCRNGAKISISVPHPRHDWFLTDPTHVRRFMPETFYMFDAEVCRHWVASRDSKTPIALYCNIDFKVDQVTQVVDRDMQAILQQYNIPVSEQTARLLSNLVCLINVQMTVRKSAVTPYCTEARADIFDSIYRHSVWGQAEDGFSSGPGSDPEHMSAYLDLVTNYIKANKIKVVHDIGCGDFRIGSRIAARCPDTAFIGIDIVPMLIQRNRIRYANLPNCSFDVGDIVEKPIGVADLAIIRQVLQHLSNDSISKAIRNLSTYPAVLIANHDALGNAAVNADISDGAEIRSGKLDLTVRPFNLDIEALERLDIPGCRGFLDVGILRQPAMADPLL, translated from the coding sequence ATGGCCAATCCAGAAGGCAATAACACTATTTTGTTTCTTGATTACGGAGACGAAGAAACGCTTTCGCGTTTAGATACATCACTTGCAAGTCCGCTGACTCCTTCATTTGATAGCTCACAGCTTCCGAAACTGATCCATTTTGTCTTCGGCATGCAGCCGGATCTCGGCGATAAGCCTTTCGGTTTCGTCCATTACATGGCTATCAAATCAGCCCATGATTTGCATCCAGAGTGCCGATTGATCTTCTGGTATGCCTATGAGCCATGCAGTGCCTATTGGGATGCGGTCAAAGACCTGGTAGAACCGGCTCACATCTATGCGCCTGAAATGATATTTGGGCGCCCGATCCGGCACTATGCTCATAAAGCCGATGTCGTAAGAATGGCAGTGCTTTGCCGCTATGGCGGCATTTATCTGGATCTCGATACGATTTGCGTTCGTCCCCTCACACCGCTTTTTCGGGGAAAACCCGTGATGGGGCAAGAACTCGCGGGCAGTCATGCCGACCGCCCGATCCAAGGCCTATGCAATGCCGTCATGATTGCGCCGCCAAACAGTTTGTTTTTCAAAACATGGTGGGAGGCTTACAGATCGTTCGATGACTCGGAATGGAATAGGCATTCTGTTCTGCTTCCTTATGTCATCGCACAAACTATGCCGGATGACATCACAATCCTTCCCCCTTCCGCCTTTTTCGAGCCGACCTGGGATGAAGCCGGTTTAAAAACTCTGTTTCATGCCGATCAGCGCTTTCCCGATGCTTATTGTCATCACCTCTGGGAAAGCAGGTCCTGGACGGATATTTCCCGTTTCAATGAAGACAGTATAAGAAGCGAAGAGACGACCTATAATCATATCGCTCGCCGTTATATCGACGCGAAGGAATATGATCGTCTGAAAAACATCAAAGCCGCGCATGTGGCGAGTGGCAAGGCGCGTTTGAATTTGGGCTCAGGACCCGTCTATCTGGCGGGGTGGACCAATGTGGATATGTTCGCGGATGCCTTCCCGGACATAGTCGCAAATCTGGAAAGGGACCCTTGGCCCTTCGCCGATAATAGTATCTGTGAAATCCGCGCGCACCATATCCTTGAACATATCGGGGATGGCTTTGAGTTCTTTATGCGGGAGATGTACCGGGTTTGCCGGAATGGGGCGAAAATATCGATCTCGGTTCCCCACCCCCGGCACGACTGGTTTTTGACGGATCCAACGCATGTCCGCCGGTTCATGCCGGAAACATTTTATATGTTTGATGCGGAGGTTTGCCGGCACTGGGTGGCAAGCCGTGATTCCAAGACACCGATCGCTCTCTATTGTAATATCGATTTCAAGGTCGACCAAGTTACGCAGGTCGTTGATCGTGACATGCAGGCGATCCTGCAGCAATATAATATCCCCGTATCAGAACAGACGGCGCGGCTTTTGTCGAACCTTGTCTGCCTGATCAACGTGCAAATGACCGTGCGCAAATCCGCGGTCACGCCTTATTGTACCGAGGCGCGCGCCGATATATTCGATTCCATATACCGCCATTCCGTTTGGGGGCAGGCGGAGGATGGCTTTTCTTCGGGGCCAGGATCTGATCCGGAACATATGTCGGCCTATCTTGACCTGGTCACGAATTATATTAAGGCAAACAAAATTAAAGTGGTCCATGACATCGGATGCGGAGATTTTCGTATCGGGTCAAGGATCGCCGCGCGCTGTCCGGATACGGCTTTTATCGGGATCGACATTGTTCCGATGCTCATTCAGCGCAATCGTATCCGATATGCCAACCTTCCAAATTGCAGCTTTGACGTTGGCGATATCGTCGAGAAGCCGATCGGCGTGGCGGATCTCGCGATCATTCGGCAGGTTCTCCAGCATCTTTCGAATGATAGTATCAGCAAGGCCATCCGCAATCTTTCGACCTATCCAGCCGTCTTAATCGCCAATCATGATGCTCTCGGGAATGCCGCCGTTAATGCGGATATCAGCGATGGTGCCGAGATTCGATCTGGCAAGCTGGATTTGACCGTAAGACCATTCAATCTTGACATCGAGGCTCTTGAGCGTCTCGATATTCCGGGGTGCCGTGGATTTCTTGACGTCGGCATTTTGCGTCAACCCGCAATGGCGGACCCACTTCTTTGA
- a CDS encoding glycosyltransferase family A protein: MQFNHQKRYLVVTAYYKEDRSFLERCIRSVREQTMATDHLLVADGFAQDWVQRAGLRHIQLDQSHNDYGNTPRGIGALLAISERYDGFCFCDADNWFEPNHIASCLQTAADAEQDCDYVVARRYLRRPDETIIPINDEPIESHVDTNCFFFLPGSYHLVHLFANMPQELSSIGDRVFYNALRRQKLNMAVVHEPTVNYHCLWKPVYQAIGEIPPLEGKPSIDNSSIQYWISNLNPRQKELLSRRTGLSFG; encoded by the coding sequence ATGCAATTCAATCATCAGAAGCGCTATCTGGTCGTCACTGCCTATTACAAGGAAGATCGCTCTTTTCTGGAGCGCTGCATCCGTAGCGTGCGGGAGCAAACCATGGCAACCGACCATTTGCTCGTCGCGGATGGCTTCGCACAGGATTGGGTGCAGAGAGCAGGCTTACGTCACATTCAACTTGATCAATCCCATAATGACTACGGAAACACACCTCGGGGCATAGGCGCCCTACTCGCGATCTCTGAACGATATGACGGTTTCTGTTTTTGTGATGCAGATAATTGGTTTGAGCCCAATCATATAGCATCCTGTTTACAGACTGCCGCCGATGCGGAACAGGACTGTGATTATGTCGTCGCCCGTCGTTATCTGCGACGTCCGGATGAAACGATCATACCGATCAATGATGAACCCATAGAAAGCCATGTCGATACAAATTGCTTCTTTTTCCTTCCCGGTTCATACCATCTTGTGCATTTGTTTGCGAATATGCCACAAGAATTGTCATCGATTGGCGACAGAGTCTTCTATAACGCATTGCGTCGCCAAAAATTGAACATGGCCGTCGTCCATGAACCGACAGTCAATTATCATTGTCTTTGGAAACCGGTCTATCAAGCCATCGGTGAGATTCCACCCTTGGAGGGAAAGCCCTCGATAGATAATTCTTCTATTCAGTACTGGATTTCCAATCTCAATCCACGCCAGAAAGAACTTCTTTCGCGTCGCACGGGCTTAAGTTTCGGTTAG
- a CDS encoding globin domain-containing protein, whose amino-acid sequence MNNEQVEIVKRTIIRLLPPRPEGNSEIIIQRYEKQKRDANQAFGDVFYPKLFELAPDTQELFKDLEGTKQKFPDMLTLLVRSMNRLHDTLNTMQELGVTHMKLGVKVEHYQPFVKALLWTFHKQLGDEVFNGHVAEAFVAVLSRICGIMCNSAYPQIRGLPVDAPMPTTEGSSTPPTT is encoded by the coding sequence ATGAACAACGAACAAGTGGAAATCGTCAAAAGAACGATCATCCGATTGCTGCCTCCCCGACCGGAAGGCAATAGCGAAATCATCATCCAACGCTATGAAAAGCAGAAGAGGGACGCCAACCAGGCCTTCGGCGATGTTTTCTATCCGAAGCTTTTCGAACTGGCGCCCGATACCCAGGAATTATTCAAGGATCTCGAGGGCACCAAGCAAAAATTCCCCGACATGCTGACGCTGCTCGTGCGCTCGATGAACCGCCTGCATGATACGTTGAACACCATGCAGGAACTCGGCGTCACCCATATGAAGCTGGGCGTCAAGGTTGAGCATTACCAGCCTTTCGTGAAGGCACTGCTCTGGACGTTCCATAAGCAATTGGGAGATGAGGTCTTCAACGGCCACGTGGCGGAAGCCTTCGTCGCCGTGCTCTCCCGCATTTGCGGCATCATGTGCAATTCCGCCTATCCGCAAATTCGCGGCTTGCCGGTCGATGCACCCATGCCGACGACGGAGGGTTCTTCCACTCCGCCGACCACCTGA
- the ykgO gene encoding type B 50S ribosomal protein L36: MKVRNSLKSLRTRHRDNRLVRRKGRVYIINKTQKRYKARQG, from the coding sequence ATGAAAGTCCGCAATTCCCTGAAGTCGCTGCGCACGCGCCATCGCGACAATCGCCTGGTCCGTCGCAAGGGCCGGGTCTATATCATCAATAAGACCCAGAAGCGCTACAAAGCCCGCCAGGGTTGA